The Caldilineales bacterium genome segment GTCTTCCAAGAGGACGACGCCGTCGTGCCCCAAAATGGTCAGCATCTGGTCCAGCTCTTCGACGCTGAGCTGCGGGCGCGCCTCCATGCCCGGATGCCGGCGGGTCCAGGCCAGCAAGTCGGGGGCGTAGTCGAAGCGCGAGGCCAGGTCGATGGGGTAGCGGCCAGGGTTGGTGCCGATCCAGTGCACCGGGCCAACGCGAGCGGCGATCTGTTGCCAGGCCTGGGCGCCGGGCAGGTCGGGCGTGAGGGTGAAGTTGGCCAGCAATGAGAACACCACCGGCAGGCCCTGGGGGATGTAGGGGAGGAAGCCGGCCAGGAATTGCAGGCTGTCGTCACAGTTGAACGGCAGCCACAGCGGCAGCAGGTCGGACCTGAGGGCAGCGGTGGGGTTGATCTGGCTGAAGCATTCGAGCAAGAGGCCCTGCGGTTGGCGCTCGTGCAGCCGTGCTTCCCACAGATAGGCGGTGTGGGCCAGCAGGCTGAAGTCTTCGGGGTGGGCGCCGTGGATGTTGCGGCTTTGGTAGCCCTCTTCGGCGGCAAAACGCCGCACGGCGTCGCCGAGTTCGGTTGGCGCGCCCCATTCGCTTTCGCGTTGGCTGACCAGGTCGAAACTATCGTCCAGCCGCCAGCCGCCCTGGTGCTTGCTGCGCAGCCGCTGCAGCCAGGCGTCCAGTTCGTCGCTGCCTTCCAGGTAATCGTCGAAATCGTAGCCGCCCAGCCCACCCACCTGGAAGAAGTGGCGGTCGTCGATCTGGTATTGCATCCAACTGAAGCTGCAATCGACGCTCAAGAGGACGCCGCCGGGCGCCAGATGGGCGCGGATGAAGCGGCGATAGGCTTCGGGCAGGTCGAGGAGCTTGAGGCGGACGTGGTTGACCTCGGCGACCAGGAAACGGTCGTGGATGGGGTCGAAGTGGTTGACGGCCAGCAGGGTGGGGTCGTTCTGCAGGATCGGTTCGATCAGCCGGGCGCCGTGGGCCTGGTAGCTGAGGACATCGTCGGGGTCGGTGCGGTCGGCAAAGCTGAGGACGAAGTGGGAGGGGAGGAAGGGGATGTGGAGGAGGCCGGCCAGGTAGGCTACGGCCCCGTTGGGCGCCCCGATCAGGATGGCAGGGTAGCCGACGCCGTTGGCGGCGCGGCTGTAAGCGCCCACGGCCTGCCGCGCCAACCCCTCGCCCGTGACATAGGGCGCCAGTTCAGGGTCGAGGCCCGAATCGCGCACTGCCCGGCCCACCAGCCACTGCACAGCCGCGTCGGGCAGTTGGGCGGCCAGGCGGGCCAGCCGCGTCTGCAAGGGGTTGCTGCGTTGGGGCAGGCGCCAGCCATCGCCCAGGGCCGCAGCGGCGGCGTGCAGCACGGCTGCCGAGCTGGATTCGGTGGCTTCGCGGATGCGGGCGTAGGGCATGGCTGGAGGTGGCAGTCTATGGCAAGCGGATGTCGATCACCATGGCGATGAAAAGCAACGCCAGTTGCAGCAGCGAGAATTTGTAGAGGCCCCGGGCGGCGGCATTGGTGCGTTGGCGGCGGATGCGATAGGCGTCGCGCAGGTGGAGGAGGCTGAGCGCCAGCGCCGCCAGGAAGTAGAACCAGCCGAAGATGCCAAGCGGGGTGAGGGCCAGCATGAAGACGACGTAGCCCCACGAGTAGATGAGGATCTGGCGATAGGTGGCTTCTTCGCCGGCCACAACCGGCAGCATGGGCACGTCCACGCGGGCGTAGTCGCGCTGCACCATGAGGGTGAGCGCCCAGGTGTGGGGCGGAGTCCACAAGAAGACGATGCCGAACAGCGCCCAGGCGGTGGGAGCCAGCCCGCCCGTCACGGCCGCCCAGCCCACCAGCGGCGGGATGGCCCCGGCGACGCCGCCGATGGTGATGTTGTGCGGTGTGCGGCGTTTGAGCCAGAGGGTGTAGATGAAGATGTAGTAGAGGGCGCCGATCAGCGAGAGGACGGCGGCCAGCAGGTTGACCTGGGTGCTGAAGACGAGGAAGGCCAGGGCGCAAAGCGAGATGCCGAAGGCGATCACCCGGCCCGGCTGCACCCACCCGGCCGGCAAGGGCCGGCGTTTGGTGCGGTACATGAAGCCGTCGATATCGCGGTCGAAATAGTGGTTGAGGGCATTGGCCCCCCCTGCCGACAGCGCCCCACCAATGATCGTCCATAGCAGCAAGTTCAGGTCAGGCGCCCCCCCGGCTGCCACGAACATGGCCCCGATGGTGGTGATGAGCAGAAGAAGAATGATTTTCGGCTTCATCAGCGCCAGGTAGACGCTGAGGATCCCTGGCCGCCGAGCGCTGATGGCAGCGGACGGCGGTGCGGATTCGGTTGCGTCGGGCGGGAGGATATGGCTGACGGTGGACATGGGTCAGGGTGGCCGGACACTAGCTGGGGCGGCGTGGGTGGCGGTTGTCAGTTTAGCGGAGCACGTCGGCTTTGAAGATCATGTCGCCGAGGACAGCCAGGGCGCAGGAAAGGGCGAGGATGTTGAGGACATGGTAAGTCCCCGGCACACGGCTGTAGGGTTCGCCGAGAAGGACGGTGAAGATGAAGGCGTCGAGGACGACGGCGAGCAGGATAGCGAGGATGATGACGACGTAGCGTTTCATGCAGCAGGCTCCGAAAGGAAAGGAGGGCGAGGGCAGCGCCAGTGAACGTCGAGGCGCACGTGATCATTTGCGCATCGCTTCACATTGTAGGCGGTGGGGGGGAGGGTTGTCAAACAAGGCCGTGGGCTGCGCTTCTGCTTTGCCAGCACTCAGGCTGCGTCAATGCTCCTGCTGGAGGCCAGGCAGGAAGGTTGGCCGCCCGAGGTGCAGACAGCCGCGCAGTCTCTAGCTCTGGCCCCCGCATTACCAGCCTCTTGTTCTTCGCTCTCACGCAGCGGGTGCTATAATCCCTGCCGCCGCTCCCACCCCAGCCCTGGAGGAACATGCTTTGAACGTCACTTTGCTCGCCCACACCCAGATCAACCCGGCGCTAGAGGCCGATCACCCCGTGTTGCGCGGGGCCGGCACGCCGCCGGAGGGAATGATCGAATACGCAGGCCGCATCTGTTATCGCTCGGACGGGTTGATGGGCAAGAACCCCGGCTTTATCAGCGCCCGCGTGCGCGAGGGGCACGAAGATATCGTCGAGCATGTCCGCTTTGTCTTTCGGGTGGAGGGGACACCGCTGAATGACACCATTCTGACCTTGGCCAGCCAGCCGACGGTTCACTACACCGACCTGGGCGGCGGCGCCTGGGTGTTCAGCCTGAATGCCCGCAACGTCCGGGATTTTTGGGTGCAGTCGCGCTCCGAGATGGCGCAGGAAATGGCGCGCCAGGCCAATGGCGTGACGCCAACGGTCTTTCTCGATGTGGTTGGCTTCAGCGCCGGGGTGGCGGAAGAATGAAAGTCACACTGCTGGGCTATGTGCCCATCGAAG includes the following:
- a CDS encoding FAD-dependent thymidylate synthase, with product MNVTLLAHTQINPALEADHPVLRGAGTPPEGMIEYAGRICYRSDGLMGKNPGFISARVREGHEDIVEHVRFVFRVEGTPLNDTILTLASQPTVHYTDLGGGAWVFSLNARNVRDFWVQSRSEMAQEMARQANGVTPTVFLDVVGFSAGVAEE
- a CDS encoding heme o synthase, which translates into the protein MSTVSHILPPDATESAPPSAAISARRPGILSVYLALMKPKIILLLLITTIGAMFVAAGGAPDLNLLLWTIIGGALSAGGANALNHYFDRDIDGFMYRTKRRPLPAGWVQPGRVIAFGISLCALAFLVFSTQVNLLAAVLSLIGALYYIFIYTLWLKRRTPHNITIGGVAGAIPPLVGWAAVTGGLAPTAWALFGIVFLWTPPHTWALTLMVQRDYARVDVPMLPVVAGEEATYRQILIYSWGYVVFMLALTPLGIFGWFYFLAALALSLLHLRDAYRIRRQRTNAAARGLYKFSLLQLALLFIAMVIDIRLP